One window of the Desulfuromonadales bacterium genome contains the following:
- the nadA gene encoding quinolinate synthase NadA — protein sequence MYTAREEEIKQEIRRLARERNALLLAHNYQRDEIQEIADITGDSLGLSQEAARTACEVIVFCGVHFMAESAAILAPEKLVLLPRLDAGCPMADMVTPEGLRQMKAQHPGAPVVTYVNSSADVKAESDICCTSANAVRVVNSLEADEVILVPDRNLGRYIASHTDKTCHLWEGYCPTHDRLLVADVERALAEHPDALFMAHPECPPEILALAHHICST from the coding sequence ATGTATACGGCAAGAGAGGAAGAAATCAAGCAGGAAATCCGCCGCTTGGCCCGGGAGCGCAACGCCCTGCTGCTGGCTCACAACTACCAGCGCGATGAGATACAGGAAATTGCCGATATCACCGGCGACTCCCTCGGCCTCTCCCAGGAAGCAGCGCGCACCGCGTGTGAGGTCATCGTCTTCTGCGGCGTGCATTTCATGGCCGAAAGCGCGGCTATTCTCGCTCCGGAGAAGCTTGTTCTGCTGCCGCGCCTCGATGCCGGCTGCCCCATGGCCGACATGGTCACCCCCGAGGGACTGCGGCAGATGAAGGCGCAGCATCCCGGGGCACCGGTCGTCACCTACGTCAATTCGAGCGCTGATGTCAAGGCTGAGAGCGACATTTGCTGCACCAGCGCCAACGCCGTACGGGTGGTCAACTCTCTCGAGGCCGACGAAGTCATCCTGGTTCCGGACCGCAACCTCGGTCGCTACATCGCCAGTCATACCGACAAGACCTGCCATCTCTGGGAAGGATACTGCCCGACGCACGACCGTCTGCTGGTCGCCGATGTGGAGCGGGCACTGGCCGAGCACCCTGACGCCCTCTTCATGGCCCATCCCGAGTGTCCGCCGGAGATTCTCGCCCTGGCGCACCACATCTGCTCCACCA